A portion of the Sphaerochaeta pleomorpha str. Grapes genome contains these proteins:
- a CDS encoding amino acid--tRNA ligase-related protein yields MDISAKNAALLRSRLYKSMRSFFDERSYTEVDTPSLSPDLIPEPTIENFGTRFDNEFIGSLDMYLIPSPEVFMKKLIAAGFGSIYQFSHCFRNCEQIGKIHNPEFSMLEYYTVGADEQDSIEITAELLAKTALPNCPTHLLPPFNHLTVEEAMWRYAQVDLEKNQSQKNLANEARRLGLHLGTEPESWEDTFNRIFLTFVEPNLPQDKPLVLDRYPAQIECLAKREGNYRKRWEMYAGGIEIANCYDEEREVAVIEAYYRQEYAKLIQQRTIKQSVIPDTDPSFATLFTTFPQCSGVALGMDRLLMLQLGKTSLEGVILFPISGMLGNGKNCNI; encoded by the coding sequence ATGGATATTTCTGCAAAAAATGCGGCTCTTCTTCGAAGCCGCCTATACAAATCGATGCGTTCCTTTTTCGACGAACGGTCGTATACCGAAGTCGATACTCCTTCGCTGTCCCCTGACCTCATCCCAGAGCCAACGATAGAGAATTTCGGAACCCGTTTTGACAATGAATTCATAGGTTCTTTGGATATGTATCTGATTCCCTCCCCTGAGGTTTTCATGAAAAAACTGATTGCAGCCGGTTTTGGAAGCATATATCAGTTCAGCCACTGTTTCCGCAACTGCGAACAGATAGGCAAGATACACAATCCTGAGTTCTCTATGCTCGAATATTATACGGTAGGGGCGGACGAACAGGATTCCATCGAAATTACCGCAGAATTGCTTGCAAAGACCGCCTTGCCCAACTGCCCGACGCACTTGTTGCCACCCTTCAACCATTTGACTGTGGAAGAAGCCATGTGGCGCTATGCCCAGGTAGACTTGGAAAAGAACCAGAGCCAGAAAAATCTTGCCAATGAGGCAAGGCGGCTCGGTTTGCATCTCGGAACCGAACCGGAGAGCTGGGAAGACACCTTCAACAGGATTTTTTTGACTTTTGTCGAACCAAACCTGCCCCAGGATAAGCCTTTGGTGCTCGACCGATACCCAGCCCAGATTGAATGTTTGGCAAAACGTGAGGGAAATTATAGAAAACGCTGGGAAATGTATGCGGGTGGCATAGAAATTGCGAACTGTTACGATGAAGAACGAGAGGTAGCGGTGATAGAGGCATATTATCGCCAAGAGTATGCCAAACTTATCCAACAGCGAACAATCAAGCAGTCGGTCATCCCTGATACAGACCCTTCCTTTGCTACTTTGTTCACCACTTTCCCCCAGTGTTCAGGTGTTGCTTTGGGGATGGACAGGTTGCTGATGCTACAGTTGGGAAAAACCAGCCTTGAGGGGGTGATTCTTTTTCCTATTTCTGGTATGCTTGGCAACGGTAAAAATTGTAATATTTAA
- the efp gene encoding elongation factor P has translation MIKAGQIEKGTALLIKGQPFVCIDREFVNPGKGSAFVRLKLKSPSSGQTLSETMKSQDNAEDIMVVDRDCQYLFNDGESFHFMLTDTYDQIEVPMVNFPDYQFIMKDGETYRCTFWETQLLDIQVPPKVIFLVAEAEEAVKGDTVQGATKYVVTETGLKVRVPIFIKQGEKIRVNTETKEYLERVNS, from the coding sequence ATGATTAAAGCAGGTCAAATCGAAAAGGGAACAGCCCTTCTCATTAAAGGACAGCCCTTTGTTTGCATCGACCGTGAATTTGTAAACCCCGGTAAAGGATCGGCCTTTGTTCGTCTGAAACTCAAGAGCCCCTCAAGTGGCCAGACCCTCAGCGAAACCATGAAGAGCCAGGACAATGCCGAGGATATCATGGTTGTGGATCGCGATTGCCAATATCTGTTCAATGATGGCGAAAGCTTCCACTTCATGCTGACTGATACATACGACCAGATTGAAGTCCCTATGGTAAACTTCCCCGACTATCAGTTCATCATGAAAGACGGTGAAACCTATCGCTGCACATTCTGGGAAACCCAGCTTCTCGATATCCAGGTCCCACCCAAGGTAATCTTTTTGGTAGCCGAGGCAGAGGAAGCCGTCAAAGGCGACACTGTCCAGGGAGCAACCAAATATGTGGTGACCGAGACAGGCCTCAAGGTTCGAGTTCCCATTTTCATCAAACAGGGTGAAAAGATCAGGGTAAACACCGAAACCAAGGAATACCTGGAACGGGTCAACAGCTAG